The stretch of DNA ACATTGGAAGCGAAAATGGAGCTTGATCCCTGATGCAAGAAGTGCGCAAACTTGATCCCTGTTCGGCTTGTTTTCTTTCAGCTTATTTTAGTTTATTCTGGTTTATTTTTTCTCACATAACACTGTTGGATCTGGTAAAATCAGCCGGTGTTAAGAGTACCAAAATTGCGAAGTGAGCCAATGTTGCCACAGCTACTCTTCCTTCCGCATCTACAATCAAAGGTTCAGCTCTTGCACTTATAACACGGCCTAAATAGATTAACTCTCTCGACGAACATATAGCTTAATTTAACTTTCTCGATGACATTTCGGTCCTTGTGCGAAAGGGTGCCTAGCCggattggttaggtggcctcGGTAGCACttaggtcctgggttcgactctcgGTGGAAGCGAATTTCAGGTTGAAGTTAAAAAAATTCCCTCACCTGCCTACACGACAAAGCACACATGGGTTACGACGCCCCTGTGTAAGGGTGGAGTAGGAGTTCGAGAATTTTCTCGACCTGTGTGAGAAGTCTTCTTTTTCTTACAATAATGCCTAGGGGCAGCTTGCCCCCTCGCAAGTtgagtttttctctttttttttgacatttcGGTCTTTGTTTTTTAAGCCAatccttctttcttttgagaGTTCTTCTTACATTAAGGTGGGGGAGGGGGGCtcgcaggtcgagttttttttgaCATTTCGGtcctttgtttttatttttctacaagaagaagaagagccaagccttcttttttttttaggcTTTTCGTGGATGCCGCGGTTGGATCTTCCCTTTCGAAACTTCTCCAATGAAACTGGTTGCCATTGCTGTATGAAGAAACATATCATCATCGCATCCTCAGGCCTTGTATCTTCATGGACAATTCTACTAGTATGCACAGAACTATTGGAGACTCCATTGGAATGAATgcaatttcccttttctatTGAAGTAGTGATTTACAGACATCCAAAAGAAAGTTGCGGCCGGCTCAAACACAGGCCGTCGACCCCCTAGCAGCCTATCGTCCGGCCAAGCAACAGCGcgcagcagagcagagcagatgAGAGGAGAGACGAGACTGTTTGAAGCAGCACCGAATCAGCCAGTTTCGTGCAAGAACACAGCGGTTTCTACGGATTTCTGCAGGCGATGGTCAAATTCCCCCAACAAGCTCCGGCCATCGTCGGAGCCTGTAAcgtgacaaaaaaaaacatcttttttgtCATCCCCTCCCGGCCTCGTCACAATCTCGTCGTCTACGCGTAACCTGCTCTCGAGATCGCCCGCTCTCGAGATCCGAGCGCGTTTTCCCTCCCAAGGAAAGCCAAAACGAAAAATCCCGAGCTCCCTCCCAACCCCAACCCCTAGACAACGCGGCGGCGATCGGATCATTCGGTCGCGGTCAGCTCCGCAGCGCGACGGCGGCCTCGCGCACCAGCGAGCCGGTGGCCTGCGCAACGCCGCGCGCCTCCCGGCACGACCCGGCGCCGCTCATGCGGCGCACGAAGGCGGCGAACCGGTGCCAGTTGTCCGGGTGGAAGAGGTCGGCGCCCATGCGCAGGTAGGTGAAGGCCACCATCCGGtccccggcggcgcgctcgGCGGCCGAGGCCACCACCTGGTCGTGCGCCGCGGCGTCGTACCGGGGCAGCGCGTTCTCGCCGGCCagccccacgccggcggcgcgcgccgcggcggccacctGCCGCACCAGCGCCTCGGGCATGCACTGCGCCTCCCGCGGCTGCTCTTGGTCCCGCATCTCCACGCAGGTGAAGTTGAGCACGGCGCCGTGGCGCGCCAGGAGGCGCGCGATCGGGAGGTACCCGTCGCGGCGCCGCGTGTTGTAGTACCCCGCCGTGAGCTCCGGCGCGTGCGACCGGGTGCCGTAGTGCCAGTGGATGCCGGCCACCTTCACGGAGATGGCGACGGGCGAGGCGGAGAACACggacgccgcgccggcgaggacgcGGTCGCCGTGCTCCAGGAGCATCCGTGAGTACCACGACAGGAAAAAGTCGCCGTACTCGGTGCTCCACCCGCCGTTCTCGCGGCGGAAGAAGATGGTGTCCTCCGGCCAGCTGTTGTAGCTGCCGGCGTCGGTCGGCCCGCCGTGGCCCCACTCCGGcttgccggccgcggccgccgcctccttcagGCTGCTAAGCATGTACTGCATGCAGATCATTCCAAACAATCATGCTTGTCAGAAGTTTCTTCATTTTTTTGGCCGAATCTATCCGATGGCCGATCGATGGGTCATTTATCTCAACCGTCAATCCTCTCAAACCATACCCTGTCGTTGCATTGGAAGGCACCGATGCCGGGGAACCTCCAGGTACCGTTGCTCTCCGGGTAGGACGGGTagcgcagctcgccggcggggcCCATGCCGACTTGGATTTCCTGCAAATATTTTCACGAAGATCCGGTAAGCACTAAGCAGAGTAATCGTTTGAACTCAAGAGCCAGCAGGGCAGCAGGTAATGGCGAGTTAGTAGAACACGACGTACGACGATGGTGTTGCCGAGGTAGTCGGCGAAGTGGTCGCGGAAGGCGCGCATGAAGTCGGTGTAGCACTCGACGGGGGTGCGGCCCTTGAGGACGGGCATGGCGTCGCAGCCGAGGGAGACGTACTCGTAGTTTCGGCGGCCCCACTGGTCGGTGTAGCAGAGGTCCCggtccttctccatctcctccaGGGCCCAGCGCGGCAGCGGGATGGTGACGGAGTCGCCGACGTTGCCGCCGCACTGGTGGAAGGACATGACGGCCTGGACCTTGAGCCCCGTCTTGCGCGCCATCTCCATGAGCTCCGTGTACCCGGCGAAGTTGTACCTCCCGGGGCCGTCGCTCTCGGCGATGCCCCACCACACGTCCACCATGACGCCCTCGACGCCCGCGCTCTTGAGCGCCGCCAGGCTCGCCTGCACGGCCCTCCGGCGGTTCAGCGCGGTGCCGCACTTCTTGACGGTGTCCAGCGGCATCATGACGAACACCGGCACCCCCGCGCTCCTCGTCGAGGCGCGCTCGGCCGCCgcactccccgccgccgccgccgctgcggcccgGCACGCCACCGGACGCGCCGGCTCCACCGGCGGCTGCCGCTGCAGCCTGAGGCAGCCcgacggcgcgccgccggccttccTCACGGTCACGGAGACGGACGCGGGCGCta from Panicum virgatum strain AP13 chromosome 9K, P.virgatum_v5, whole genome shotgun sequence encodes:
- the LOC120650842 gene encoding beta-amylase 1, chloroplastic-like, with protein sequence MAFSVAQSAAAAASVAPGTPRHAPAPALAPASVSVTVRKAGGAPSGCLRLQRQPPVEPARPVACRAAAAAAAGSAAAERASTRSAGVPVFVMMPLDTVKKCGTALNRRRAVQASLAALKSAGVEGVMVDVWWGIAESDGPGRYNFAGYTELMEMARKTGLKVQAVMSFHQCGGNVGDSVTIPLPRWALEEMEKDRDLCYTDQWGRRNYEYVSLGCDAMPVLKGRTPVECYTDFMRAFRDHFADYLGNTIVEIQVGMGPAGELRYPSYPESNGTWRFPGIGAFQCNDRYMLSSLKEAAAAAGKPEWGHGGPTDAGSYNSWPEDTIFFRRENGGWSTEYGDFFLSWYSRMLLEHGDRVLAGAASVFSASPVAISVKVAGIHWHYGTRSHAPELTAGYYNTRRRDGYLPIARLLARHGAVLNFTCVEMRDQEQPREAQCMPEALVRQVAAAARAAGVGLAGENALPRYDAAAHDQVVASAAERAAGDRMVAFTYLRMGADLFHPDNWHRFAAFVRRMSGAGSCREARGVAQATGSLVREAAVALRS